The following DNA comes from Micromonospora chokoriensis.
CGCCAGGGTAAGCGCAAGCGCACCAAGACCGGCTTCGGTCAGCGCAAGGCGACCAAGCGGGCGATCGTGAAGCTGGCTGACGGTGACCGCATCGAGGCCTTCGGCGGCCCGGTCAGCTGAGGGGTGTAGACAATGGCTATCCGTAAGTACAAGCCGACGACGCCGGGCCGACGTGGCTCTAGCGTCGCTGACTTCGCCGAGATCACCCGGTCCACGCCGGAGAAGTCGCTGCTGGCTCCGCTGCCGAAGAAGGGCGGGCGTAACGCCCACGGCCGGATCACCACGCGGCACCACGGCGGCGGTCACAAGCGCCAGTACCGTCTGATCGACTTCAAGCGGGTCGACAAGGACGGCGTGCCGGCGAAGGTCGCTCACATCGAGTACGACCCGAACCGCACGGCACGCATCGCGCTGCTGCACTACGCCGACGGCGAGAAGCGGTACATCATCGCGCCGAAGGACCTGAAGCAGGGCGACCGCGTCGAGTCCGGTCCGGGCGCCGACATCAAGCCCGGCAACAACCTGCCGCTGCGCAACATCCCGGTCGGTACCACGATCCACAACGTGGAGCTGCGCCCGGGTGGCGGTGCCAAGCTGGCCCGTTCCGCCGGCGTCGGCATCCAGCTGCTCGGTCGTGAG
Coding sequences within:
- the rplB gene encoding 50S ribosomal protein L2, which codes for MAIRKYKPTTPGRRGSSVADFAEITRSTPEKSLLAPLPKKGGRNAHGRITTRHHGGGHKRQYRLIDFKRVDKDGVPAKVAHIEYDPNRTARIALLHYADGEKRYIIAPKDLKQGDRVESGPGADIKPGNNLPLRNIPVGTTIHNVELRPGGGAKLARSAGVGIQLLGREGAYATLRMPSGEIRRVDVRCRASVGEIGNADQSNINWGKAGRMRWKGKRPTVRGVAMNPVDHPHGGGEGKTSGGRHPVNPQGKPEGRTRRKGQPSDRLIVRRRYATRKRG